The proteins below are encoded in one region of Leptotrichia sp. oral taxon 218:
- a CDS encoding oligopeptide ABC transporter substrate-binding protein — MKKILIFLIGLMIISCSPGKKRSEMPGAKINLSIFPIKTTNNEPAVENATLQVAIVKDDPLVGVFNEILYQDGYDGDILSMFLSSSLFDVNENFEIIDTGVATLNVDAKNKKATIKIKDGIKWSDGVPLTADDIVYAYEVLGNKDYTGIRYTEEFQKVIGMNDYHNGKAKTISGVKKIDDKTVEISFSEMGQSIFSGGNGLMANALPKHYLKDVPIKNLVSSDKIRTKPVTLGPYNLVKISRGESMEFVANPYYYKGKPKIKKAILQVVNPQSIVAALKAGKYDYVMEMPDNLYNNYKDFNNLEVLGQQDLYYSYVGFKLGHFDKAKGENVSDPNAKMADLNLRQAMIYAIDVDQITQAFYFGLRQRATSTVPPVFKKYFPKDLTGFPYNLAKAKQLLDESGYKDVNNDGFREDKNGKPLQIKMAFMAGGDVAEPLAQFYLQSWKKIGLNVSLTSGRLLAFQNFYEKVQGDTKDIDVFFGAWGVGTDVNPTSSAGRSSQLNYTRFTSPENDKFIDEILGEKSLTIPNYKAQMYKEWQKYYINQASEVPLMYKYKLTPVNKRLKNVYIGYDSALKDEGIHKWELTAVNPMR; from the coding sequence ATGAAAAAAATATTGATTTTTTTGATTGGACTTATGATAATTTCATGTAGTCCAGGTAAAAAGAGAAGTGAGATGCCGGGAGCTAAAATAAATTTGTCAATTTTCCCAATAAAAACTACAAATAATGAACCAGCTGTAGAAAATGCAACACTTCAAGTGGCTATTGTAAAAGATGATCCGCTTGTTGGAGTTTTTAACGAGATTTTGTATCAGGACGGATACGATGGAGATATCCTTTCAATGTTTTTAAGTTCCAGCCTTTTTGATGTGAATGAAAATTTTGAAATAATTGACACAGGGGTTGCAACATTAAATGTTGATGCAAAAAATAAAAAGGCAACTATAAAAATTAAAGATGGAATAAAATGGTCAGATGGCGTTCCACTTACTGCAGACGATATAGTCTATGCCTATGAAGTTTTGGGAAATAAAGATTATACAGGAATTCGTTATACTGAAGAATTTCAAAAAGTTATTGGAATGAATGACTATCACAATGGAAAAGCTAAAACAATTTCTGGCGTGAAAAAAATTGACGATAAAACAGTTGAAATTTCATTTTCTGAGATGGGACAAAGTATTTTTAGCGGTGGAAACGGACTTATGGCAAACGCACTTCCAAAACACTATTTAAAAGATGTTCCAATAAAAAATTTAGTTTCATCTGACAAAATAAGAACAAAACCCGTCACATTGGGGCCTTATAACTTGGTAAAAATTTCTCGCGGAGAAAGCATGGAATTTGTGGCAAATCCTTATTATTACAAGGGAAAACCTAAAATAAAAAAGGCTATTTTGCAAGTGGTCAATCCACAGTCAATTGTTGCGGCTCTAAAAGCTGGAAAATATGACTATGTTATGGAAATGCCAGACAATTTATACAATAATTATAAAGATTTTAACAATTTAGAAGTTTTGGGACAACAGGATTTGTATTACTCGTATGTTGGATTTAAATTGGGACATTTTGACAAAGCAAAAGGAGAAAATGTGAGCGATCCTAACGCTAAAATGGCGGATTTAAATTTAAGACAAGCGATGATTTATGCAATTGATGTCGATCAAATCACACAGGCCTTTTATTTTGGACTGCGACAAAGAGCGACTTCTACGGTTCCTCCAGTTTTCAAAAAATATTTTCCAAAAGATTTGACAGGATTTCCGTATAACTTAGCCAAAGCAAAACAGCTTCTTGACGAAAGCGGATACAAAGATGTGAACAATGATGGATTTCGTGAAGATAAAAACGGTAAGCCGCTTCAAATAAAAATGGCGTTTATGGCTGGTGGAGATGTGGCTGAGCCACTTGCTCAATTTTATCTTCAAAGCTGGAAAAAAATTGGATTAAATGTAAGCTTAACTTCTGGAAGATTACTAGCTTTTCAAAACTTTTACGAAAAAGTACAAGGTGACACAAAAGATATTGATGTATTTTTTGGTGCATGGGGAGTAGGAACTGATGTAAATCCGACTTCTTCGGCTGGAAGAAGTTCTCAATTAAATTATACAAGATTTACATCTCCAGAAAACGACAAATTTATTGACGAAATTTTAGGAGAAAAATCATTGACAATCCCAAATTACAAAGCGCAAATGTACAAAGAATGGCAAAAATATTACATAAATCAAGCTTCTGAAGTCCCACTTATGTATAAATATAAATTAACTCCAGTAAACAAAAGATTAAAAAATGTCTACATTGGATATGACAGCGCCTTAAAAGACGAAGGTATTCACAAGTGGGAATTGACAGCTGTAAATCCGATGAGATAA
- a CDS encoding ABC transporter permease: protein MNEKPTGIRIIVKELLKDKLALGSLILLAIIFGIIFIGSLFANQDEIMKISLLDKYAIPMKEGFWLGSDSGGRSILGQLILGARNSIIIGFTITILTSFLGTFFGMISGYYGGIIDNIIMRIIDFITIMPTLMIIIVFVTIVPKYTVSSFIFIMSAFYWVSTARLIRSKALAESKKEYVLASKTMGTSDFKIIFREILPNLSSLIIVDLTLAFAGNLGIETGLSFLGFGLPPSTPSLGTLVGYAADPEVLSSKLWIWLPASILILVMMLCINYIGQMLNRAADAKKDEHNFFRKENL, encoded by the coding sequence ATGAATGAAAAACCGACAGGTATTAGAATAATAGTAAAAGAACTTTTAAAGGACAAACTTGCACTTGGATCATTAATTTTACTTGCAATAATTTTTGGAATTATTTTTATCGGCTCACTTTTTGCAAATCAGGATGAAATTATGAAAATAAGTCTTTTAGATAAATATGCTATTCCGATGAAAGAAGGATTTTGGCTTGGGTCAGATTCAGGTGGTCGTTCAATTTTAGGACAACTTATATTGGGAGCTAGAAACTCGATTATCATTGGCTTTACAATAACTATCTTGACAAGTTTTCTTGGAACTTTTTTTGGAATGATAAGCGGATATTATGGTGGAATTATCGATAATATAATTATGAGAATAATTGATTTTATAACAATTATGCCGACACTTATGATCATTATTGTATTTGTTACAATTGTGCCAAAATATACAGTTAGCTCGTTTATTTTCATAATGAGTGCATTTTACTGGGTTTCAACAGCACGGCTTATTAGAAGTAAAGCTCTTGCAGAAAGTAAAAAGGAATATGTTCTTGCTTCAAAAACAATGGGAACAAGCGATTTTAAAATAATTTTTAGAGAAATCTTGCCAAATTTAAGCTCTTTAATAATTGTAGATTTGACACTTGCCTTTGCTGGAAATTTGGGAATTGAAACTGGACTTAGTTTTTTAGGATTTGGTTTACCTCCTTCAACTCCTAGTCTTGGGACACTTGTTGGATATGCAGCCGATCCAGAAGTTTTATCTTCAAAACTTTGGATTTGGCTTCCAGCTTCGATTTTAATACTTGTTATGATGCTTTGTATAAATTACATTGGACAAATGTTAAATAGAGCTGCTGATGCGAAAAAAGACGAGCATAATTTTTTTAGAAAGGAGAATTTATGA
- the opp4B gene encoding oligopeptide ABC transporter permease: MWKTILRRFVIMIPQLFILSVIVFILAKLMPGDPFTGLITPQTDPSALEALRRKAGLLDPWHVQYIRWIKNAFSGNLGMSYTYNVPVKTLIGERAVNTFILSLVSLILTYCIAIPLGMLSGRYQNSFLDKFVTFYNYVSYAIPTFVLSLIMIWFFGYKLGWFPTTGSVTAGLETGKIGHFWDRIYHIILPAITYALLGTTWIIQYLRNEVIEAKSLDYVKTAKSKGVPENRIYSRHIFRNSILPIAAFFGYAITGLLGGSIFIEKIFSYPGMGGLFINSIVTRDYSVVTALILLFGFLTLFGSLLSDIILSIVDPRIRIK; the protein is encoded by the coding sequence ATGTGGAAAACGATTTTAAGACGGTTTGTAATTATGATACCGCAACTATTTATACTTAGCGTAATTGTCTTTATTTTGGCAAAACTTATGCCAGGAGATCCATTCACAGGACTTATCACGCCACAAACTGATCCGTCCGCACTTGAAGCTCTGCGAAGAAAAGCTGGACTTCTTGACCCTTGGCATGTTCAATATATAAGATGGATTAAAAATGCTTTTTCTGGAAATTTGGGAATGAGCTACACTTACAATGTTCCCGTTAAGACTCTGATTGGGGAAAGAGCTGTAAATACTTTTATTTTGTCGCTTGTGAGTTTGATTTTGACATATTGCATCGCAATTCCTTTGGGAATGCTATCTGGACGATACCAGAACTCATTTTTGGACAAATTTGTAACTTTTTATAACTATGTGAGTTATGCAATACCGACATTTGTCTTGTCACTTATAATGATCTGGTTCTTTGGATATAAATTAGGCTGGTTTCCTACAACAGGTTCTGTTACCGCTGGACTTGAAACTGGAAAGATTGGACATTTTTGGGACAGAATTTATCACATCATACTTCCAGCCATAACTTATGCGCTGCTTGGAACAACTTGGATTATTCAGTATTTGAGAAATGAAGTCATTGAGGCAAAGTCGCTTGATTATGTGAAAACGGCTAAAAGTAAAGGAGTTCCTGAAAATAGAATTTATTCAAGACATATTTTTAGAAATTCAATTTTACCGATTGCAGCGTTTTTTGGTTATGCAATAACAGGATTACTTGGGGGTTCGATTTTTATTGAAAAAATATTCAGTTATCCTGGAATGGGAGGACTTTTTATAAATTCCATAGTAACCAGAGATTATAGCGTTGTAACCGCTCTTATCTTGCTTTTTGGATTTTTAACTTTGTTTGGAAGTTTACTTTCTGACATAATTTTGAGCATTGTCGATCCTAGAATTAGAATTAAATAA
- a CDS encoding ATP-binding cassette domain-containing protein gives MLEVKDLKVHYPIRSGFFNKIVDYIYAVDGVSLTIEKGKTYGLVGESGSGKSTIGKAIIGLEKIKSGKIIYKGKEIDRKFKNRKNEYSKNVQMIFQDSLSSLNPKKRIIDIISEPLKNFENLTESENKKRILELLEIVGLSEDALYKYPHEFSGGQRQRIGIARAVATKPQLIIADEPVSALDLSVQAQVLNYMKDIQKQYNLSYLFISHDLGVVKHMCDYIYILNSGRFVETGTKNDIYESSKHPYTKRLIAAIPEIHPEKRLENAIKRKKIEEEYQKNKKDFYDENGKVFDLKKLTDTHFVALK, from the coding sequence ATGCTTGAAGTAAAAGACTTAAAAGTTCATTACCCAATTCGCAGCGGATTTTTTAACAAAATTGTCGACTACATCTACGCCGTTGATGGAGTGTCACTTACGATTGAAAAAGGAAAAACTTATGGACTTGTCGGAGAATCTGGCTCAGGAAAATCTACAATTGGAAAAGCAATAATTGGACTTGAAAAAATTAAAAGCGGAAAAATTATTTATAAAGGAAAAGAAATTGATAGAAAATTTAAAAATAGAAAAAATGAATATAGTAAAAATGTTCAAATGATATTTCAGGACTCACTTTCCAGTCTTAATCCAAAAAAACGAATAATTGACATAATAAGTGAACCGCTTAAAAATTTTGAAAATTTGACAGAAAGTGAAAATAAAAAAAGAATTTTAGAATTGCTTGAAATTGTAGGACTTTCTGAAGATGCACTCTACAAATATCCGCATGAATTTTCAGGAGGACAGCGTCAAAGGATTGGGATTGCAAGAGCAGTTGCAACAAAGCCACAGCTTATCATCGCTGATGAACCTGTTTCTGCACTTGATTTATCAGTTCAAGCACAAGTCTTAAATTATATGAAAGATATTCAAAAACAGTATAATTTAAGCTATTTATTTATTTCTCACGACCTTGGAGTTGTAAAGCATATGTGTGACTACATCTATATTTTAAATAGCGGAAGGTTTGTTGAAACTGGAACAAAGAATGATATTTATGAATCTTCTAAACATCCCTACACAAAAAGACTGATTGCCGCAATTCCTGAAATTCATCCCGAAAAGCGTCTGGAAAATGCGATAAAAAGAAAAAAAATTGAAGAAGAATATCAAAAAAATAAAAAAGATTTTTATGATGAAAATGGAAAAGTTTTTGATTTAAAAAAATTAACTGATACACATTTTGTCGCTTTAAAATAA
- a CDS encoding ABC transporter ATP-binding protein has protein sequence MSQKDTLLKIENLTTSFRIDEKYFPAVDDVSIELRKNEVLAIVGESGCGKSTLATSIIGLHNPLNTKSSGKITFEGKNLLEIDEEEFNKIRGKHIGMIFQDPLSALNPLMKIENQIEESLIYHTNFTKEERKKKVYDLLQKVGINNYKRVANQFPHELSGGMRQRVMIAIALSCKPKIVIADEPTTALDVTIQAQILDLLKSLQDEMEAGIILITHDLGVVAQMADRVAVMYAGEIVEIADVTELFKNPRHPYTRSLLNSIPQLDSENEKLHVIYGNVPSLKNIERKGCRFANRIPWVEKSEHEKNPKLHEVSKNHFVRCTCYKNFELK, from the coding sequence TTGAGCCAAAAAGATACGCTTTTGAAAATAGAAAATCTGACTACAAGTTTTCGGATTGATGAAAAATATTTTCCTGCCGTTGACGATGTGTCAATTGAACTTAGAAAAAATGAAGTTTTGGCGATTGTTGGAGAATCTGGATGTGGGAAAAGTACACTTGCCACTTCCATCATAGGACTTCACAATCCGCTTAATACAAAATCCAGCGGAAAAATAACTTTTGAAGGAAAAAATCTTTTGGAAATTGATGAAGAAGAATTTAATAAAATAAGGGGAAAACATATTGGAATGATTTTTCAAGACCCGTTATCAGCACTTAATCCGCTTATGAAAATTGAAAATCAAATTGAAGAAAGCCTTATTTACCACACAAATTTCACAAAAGAAGAGAGAAAAAAGAAAGTTTACGATTTACTGCAAAAAGTTGGGATAAATAATTACAAAAGAGTTGCAAATCAATTTCCACATGAATTAAGTGGAGGAATGCGTCAAAGAGTGATGATTGCAATTGCACTTTCCTGCAAACCTAAAATTGTCATAGCCGACGAGCCAACTACAGCACTTGATGTTACAATTCAAGCACAAATACTAGATTTGCTAAAATCTCTTCAAGATGAGATGGAAGCTGGAATCATACTAATTACACACGATTTAGGAGTTGTTGCGCAAATGGCTGACAGAGTTGCCGTCATGTATGCAGGAGAAATTGTAGAAATTGCCGATGTCACTGAACTTTTTAAAAATCCAAGACATCCTTATACAAGATCACTTTTAAATTCAATTCCGCAACTGGATTCAGAAAATGAAAAATTACATGTAATTTACGGAAATGTGCCATCACTTAAAAACATTGAGAGAAAAGGATGCAGATTTGCTAATAGAATTCCTTGGGTTGAGAAAAGTGAGCACGAAAAAAATCCAAAATTGCATGAAGTTTCTAAAAATCATTTTGTGAGATGTACTTGTTACAAAAATTTTGAATTAAAATAA
- the speD gene encoding adenosylmethionine decarboxylase, with product MENKIKLYGFNNLTKTLSFNIYDVCYAKTQREQKDYIAYIDEQYNSDRLTKILINVAKMIGAEVLNISKQDYEPQGASVNILIAEARIDPANIDESCNQGKPFFDENKDLKIQDTDTVHAHLDKSHITVHTFPEYHPDNSISTFRVDIDIATCGEISPLNTLNYLIDSFESDIITIDYKIRGFTRDISGKKFFTDHNITSIQDYIDPNKLKIYDAIDVNVYQSNIFHTKMLIKEIELQNYLFNRDVYEIPPRERLEITDNLRKEMIEIYSGMNIY from the coding sequence TTGGAAAATAAAATTAAATTATACGGATTTAACAATCTTACAAAGACACTTAGCTTTAATATTTACGATGTCTGTTATGCCAAAACCCAAAGGGAGCAAAAAGACTACATCGCTTATATTGACGAGCAGTACAATTCTGATAGACTCACAAAAATTTTGATAAATGTAGCCAAAATGATAGGAGCAGAAGTGTTAAATATCTCAAAGCAAGATTATGAGCCACAAGGAGCTTCTGTCAATATTTTAATTGCGGAAGCGAGAATCGATCCAGCAAATATTGACGAATCGTGCAATCAAGGAAAACCTTTTTTCGATGAAAACAAAGATCTAAAAATTCAAGATACGGATACTGTTCACGCACATTTAGACAAAAGCCATATTACTGTGCATACATTTCCCGAATATCATCCCGACAATTCAATTTCGACCTTTAGAGTAGATATTGATATTGCGACTTGTGGTGAAATTTCGCCGTTAAATACATTAAATTACTTGATTGACAGTTTTGAATCCGACATTATCACGATAGATTATAAGATAAGAGGTTTTACTAGAGATATTTCAGGAAAAAAATTTTTTACTGATCACAACATTACTTCTATTCAGGATTACATTGATCCTAATAAACTAAAGATTTATGATGCAATTGATGTAAATGTCTATCAGTCCAACATTTTTCACACAAAGATGCTGATAAAGGAAATTGAGCTTCAAAATTACCTTTTTAACCGTGATGTGTATGAAATTCCGCCACGGGAAAGACTTGAGATAACGGATAATTTGAGAAAAGAAATGATAGAAATTTACAGCGGAATGAATATTTATTAA
- a CDS encoding aminotransferase class I/II-fold pyridoxal phosphate-dependent enzyme, with amino-acid sequence MKKNINLERQNKTVLFDALKEHLNNRVVRFDVPGHKGGRGNKEFRDFIGLNAMQMDVNSMKPLDNLCHPTSVIKEAQEIAAEAFGAKEAYFMVSGTTGAVQAMIMSTCRAGDKLIIPRNVHRSAINAMVVCGAVPVYINPGLNKKLGISLGMSIKDVKKAIEENPDAKAILVNNPTYYGICSDLKSIVKLAHENGMYVLVDEAHGAHFSFDENLPISAMEAGADMAAISMHKTGGSLTQSSILLSGEKINADYVRKIINLTQTTSASYLLMASLDVARKNLVINGRELFEKTVKFAEYARSEINKLGGYYAYGRELIDGDAVYDFDTTKLSVYTQDIGLAGIEVYDILRDEYGIQIELGDLGNILSIITAGDRGLEIERLISSLAEIKRLYSKSPEGMFDHEYINPKVVMTPQAAFYSEKEMIPILDSVGRVSAEFVMAYPPGIPILAPGEKITDEIIRYISYAKEKGCLLTGTEDMHVDKINVVVEK; translated from the coding sequence ATGAAAAAAAACATTAATTTAGAAAGACAGAACAAAACTGTGCTTTTTGATGCTTTAAAAGAGCATTTAAATAATAGAGTAGTGAGATTTGATGTGCCAGGACATAAAGGTGGTCGTGGAAATAAGGAATTTAGAGATTTTATTGGATTAAATGCCATGCAAATGGATGTCAATTCTATGAAACCGCTGGATAACTTATGTCATCCAACTTCCGTCATAAAAGAAGCGCAGGAAATAGCAGCGGAAGCTTTTGGAGCAAAAGAGGCTTATTTTATGGTGAGCGGAACTACAGGAGCAGTACAGGCGATGATTATGTCAACTTGCCGAGCTGGAGATAAACTTATAATTCCAAGAAATGTCCACAGAAGTGCTATAAATGCCATGGTTGTCTGCGGTGCAGTTCCAGTTTATATAAATCCTGGATTAAATAAAAAATTAGGAATTTCGCTTGGAATGTCGATAAAAGATGTAAAAAAGGCGATTGAAGAAAATCCTGACGCAAAGGCTATTTTGGTAAATAATCCGACTTATTACGGAATTTGCTCAGATTTAAAATCCATTGTAAAATTGGCACACGAAAATGGAATGTATGTTTTAGTCGACGAAGCGCATGGAGCACATTTTTCCTTTGATGAAAATTTACCGATTTCGGCTATGGAAGCTGGAGCAGATATGGCGGCAATTAGTATGCATAAAACAGGCGGCTCTCTTACACAGAGCTCAATTTTGCTAAGTGGAGAAAAAATTAATGCTGATTATGTGCGAAAAATAATAAATTTGACACAAACTACAAGCGCTTCATATTTACTTATGGCGTCACTTGATGTGGCAAGAAAGAATCTTGTCATAAACGGTCGAGAATTATTTGAGAAAACTGTAAAATTTGCTGAATATGCACGAAGTGAAATCAATAAATTAGGTGGTTATTATGCTTATGGAAGAGAACTCATCGATGGAGACGCAGTTTACGACTTTGACACAACTAAATTGTCTGTTTATACACAAGATATTGGACTTGCAGGAATTGAAGTTTATGATATTTTAAGAGATGAATACGGAATTCAAATTGAACTTGGAGATTTGGGAAATATTTTGTCGATAATTACTGCAGGAGACAGAGGACTTGAAATTGAACGGTTAATTTCGTCACTTGCTGAAATTAAAAGACTTTATTCAAAAAGTCCAGAAGGAATGTTTGACCACGAATATATAAATCCAAAAGTTGTCATGACTCCCCAAGCTGCCTTTTATTCTGAAAAAGAAATGATTCCAATTTTAGATAGTGTCGGAAGAGTGAGTGCAGAATTTGTGATGGCTTATCCACCAGGAATTCCAATTTTAGCGCCAGGAGAAAAAATTACTGACGAAATTATTCGGTATATTTCTTATGCAAAAGAAAAAGGTTGTCTTTTGACAGGAACTGAAGATATGCATGTTGATAAAATAAATGTAGTTGTAGAAAAATAG
- a CDS encoding glycosyl hydrolase 108 family protein, which produces MVDRFNKFFDYLLFIEGDYSNHPNDNGGETKYGITKETARSCGYKGAMKDLTKTMAQKIYEQKYYKAYKIDKIKSDKMALSIFDFVVNSGNYGIKKAQEAVNKVY; this is translated from the coding sequence ATGGTTGACAGATTTAATAAATTTTTTGACTATCTTTTATTCATAGAAGGAGATTATTCAAATCATCCCAATGATAATGGTGGCGAAACAAAATATGGAATTACTAAAGAAACTGCCAGAAGCTGTGGATATAAAGGAGCTATGAAGGATTTGACAAAAACGATGGCACAAAAAATTTACGAGCAAAAATATTACAAAGCCTATAAAATTGATAAGATTAAAAGCGATAAAATGGCTCTTAGCATTTTTGACTTTGTCGTAAATTCTGGAAACTACGGAATAAAAAAAGCGCAGGAAGCGGTAAATAAAGTTTATTAA
- a CDS encoding MarR family transcriptional regulator has protein sequence MYENFSKHIGKLVCRHGAKPCNKETELLGTLKASITTT, from the coding sequence TTGTACGAAAATTTTAGTAAGCATATAGGGAAACTTGTATGTAGACACGGAGCAAAACCGTGCAACAAAGAAACTGAACTGCTGGGAACTCTTAAAGCTAGTATAACCACAACATAA
- a CDS encoding RNA-guided endonuclease TnpB family protein: MYLTLKQQVKHLSKKEFRNLKYLSHIAKNLTNEAIYNIRQHYFQNKKYLSYNENYKMLKNSENYKKLNSNMAQQILKEVDGSFKSFFGLLKLAKNGQYDNKKIKLPKYLDKDGFTTLVIGFVRLKDDMLIVPYSNSFKKTHQEVKIKLPPVLKDKKIKEIRIIPKQHSRYFEIQYTYEVEEVQRELNKENALGIDLGINNLCTCVTNSGASFIIDGRKLKSINQYYNKTNAKLQSIKDKQKIEHITLRQKRITRKRNNRINDYLSKAARIIVNYCLNNDIGKLVLGYNEDFQRKSNIGSINNQNFVNIPYGKLRDKLIYLCKLYGIEFKLQEESYTSKASFFDGDEIPIYDKENQKEYIFSGKRIKRGLYQTSKGYQLNADCNGALNILRKSKVVDLSVLYNRGELNTPKRIRVV; encoded by the coding sequence ATGTATTTAACTTTAAAACAACAAGTAAAACATCTTAGTAAAAAGGAGTTTAGAAATTTAAAATATTTATCTCATATAGCCAAGAATTTAACTAATGAAGCTATATATAATATTAGACAACACTATTTTCAAAATAAAAAGTATTTAAGTTATAATGAAAACTATAAAATGCTTAAAAACAGTGAGAACTATAAAAAGTTAAATTCTAATATGGCTCAACAAATTTTAAAAGAAGTAGATGGAAGTTTCAAATCATTTTTTGGACTTTTAAAACTTGCTAAAAATGGTCAATATGATAATAAAAAAATAAAATTACCTAAATATCTTGATAAAGATGGTTTTACAACTCTTGTTATAGGTTTTGTTAGATTAAAAGATGATATGCTGATAGTTCCTTATTCAAATTCGTTTAAGAAAACTCATCAGGAAGTTAAAATTAAGCTACCACCAGTATTAAAAGACAAGAAAATAAAAGAGATTAGAATAATACCAAAACAACATTCTAGGTACTTTGAAATTCAATATACTTATGAGGTAGAAGAAGTTCAAAGGGAATTAAATAAAGAAAATGCACTAGGAATTGATTTAGGTATAAACAATCTTTGTACTTGTGTTACAAATTCTGGAGCTTCATTTATAATAGATGGTAGAAAATTAAAATCAATAAATCAATACTATAACAAGACAAATGCAAAATTGCAAAGCATTAAAGATAAGCAAAAGATAGAGCATATAACATTAAGGCAAAAGAGAATAACTAGAAAGAGAAATAATCGTATAAATGATTATCTTTCAAAAGCAGCAAGAATAATTGTAAATTATTGTCTTAATAATGATATAGGAAAACTAGTTCTAGGATATAATGAAGATTTTCAAAGAAAATCAAATATAGGAAGTATAAATAATCAAAACTTTGTAAATATACCATATGGAAAATTAAGAGATAAATTAATATATCTATGTAAACTATATGGAATAGAATTCAAACTACAAGAAGAGAGTTATACATCAAAAGCAAGTTTCTTTGATGGAGATGAGATTCCAATATATGATAAAGAAAATCAAAAAGAATATATATTCAGTGGAAAAAGGATAAAAAGAGGACTATATCAAACAAGTAAAGGCTATCAATTAAATGCAGATTGTAATGGAGCATTAAATATATTAAGAAAAAGTAAAGTTGTGGACTTAAGCGTCCTATACAATAGAGGTGAGCTGAACACACCTAAAAGAATAAGGGTAGTGTAA
- a CDS encoding putative peptidoglycan-binding domain-containing protein produces MLAADGVIGLQTIKYLNLVNSEKFLAEYHKLQIEYYNAVVKNNPKQKVFLAGWLNRVKRKESYLRNV; encoded by the coding sequence ATTTTAGCAGCTGATGGAGTAATAGGTCTACAGACGATCAAATATTTAAATTTGGTAAATTCAGAAAAATTTTTAGCAGAATATCACAAATTGCAAATAGAATATTATAACGCCGTCGTAAAAAATAATCCAAAGCAAAAGGTATTTTTAGCAGGTTGGTTAAACAGAGTTAAAAGAAAAGAAAGTTATTTGAGAAATGTTTAA